The following are from one region of the Coffea eugenioides isolate CCC68of chromosome 2, Ceug_1.0, whole genome shotgun sequence genome:
- the LOC113759291 gene encoding zinc finger BED domain-containing protein RICESLEEPER 2-like: MYSPLNSHQGSSSSPAMEQLNEVVDQELDIEENPDEMTEDELEIIEEHDNEGGGVGEQKGDGGNEEPAMPFEKKQRKKKSTVWDDMKIVKLDNGIEKVQCNHCKELFAKSTTGATSQHKRHLKACLQKKMAMGEQNRMKQQVLSFTEGPSDGITSITNFSYDHAKVRELASHMVLAHEYAFSMMDHVVFNKFMKAVSPFYKKITRQTVKEDCISTYQLEKRKLKSVLKSASRVLQKRVLNFCNVPPPHTGVIIADALSKCFIDWGIENKISSITVDNASYNDACVRRLREDFSLRKRLSIAGKIFHVRCCAHILNLLVQDGLNQLGDVIDTVREGIKYLNNSEGRLNQFAKIAKQLQLPSRKLILDCPTRWNSTYLMLASALEFKDVFPRYEDIDPGFHYVPSDYEWLQVVEVCRFLGIFHEITNMISGSDYPTSNIFLVELYRIKELLNEKALDISDQIRAMALSMSAKFDKYWGETNVVLSLGAIVDPMYKMVLIYHAFPIIYGEEEAAVKIDEIKQLLYELYNEYVDTHFSSHAGEPPRQSVKRKHKEVSSSSAQSQGNVKKLGLPILTGKEKFQMHVSEIDKAPPEKSDLDIYLEEGRYACDASANLDVLGWWKGERWRFPILSRMASDLLSIPVTTVASESTFSTGGRVIDDRRASMSVETVQMLLCGSNWIRNLHGIKTKSRDQSDVAESSTYHEVELPQN; the protein is encoded by the exons ATGTACAGCCCTCTTAATTCCCACCAAGGTTCATCTTCAAGTCCTGCTATGGAGCAATTAAATGAAGTAGTAGATCAAGAACTGGATATTGAAGAAAATCCGGATGAGATGACTGAAGATGAGTTAGAAATAATAGAAGAACATGACAATGAAGGAGGAGGAGTAGGAGAGCAAAAAGGTGATGGCGGAAATGAAGAACCAGCAATGCCCTTTGagaaaaagcaaaggaaaaagaaatcaacGGTGTGGGACGATATGAAAATTGTGAAGTTAGACAATGGAATAGAAAAGGTGCAATGCAATCATTGTAAGGAGTTATTTGCCAAGAGTACAACTGGAGCTACATCTCAACACAAGCGTCATCTAAAAGCATGTTTACAAAAGAAGATGGCAATGGGAGAGCAAAATAGGATGAAACAGCAAGTGTTGTCTTTCACCGAAGGGCCATCCGATGGAATTACTTCGATCACAAATTTTTCATATGACCATGCCAAGGTACGGGAGCTTGCTTCTCATATGGTGCTTGCACATGAATACGCATTTTCTATGATGGATCATGTTGTATTCAATAAATTTATGAAAGCTGTGTCCCCATTTTATAAAAAGATTACCCGGCAAACTGTCAAAGAGGATTGCATTTCCACTTATCAACTGGAAAAAAGAAAGCTGAAATCTGTATTAAAGAGTGCTAGTCGA GTGTTACAAAAACGTGTGTTGAATTTTTGTAATGTGCCACCTCCTCATACGGGAGTAATTATTGCTGATGCTTTGAGTAAATGTTTTATTGATTGGGGGATCGAgaataaaatttccagcatCACGGTAGACAATGCTTCTTATAATGATGCTTGTGTTAGGAGACTTAGGGAGGATTTTTCTCTAAGAAAGAGGTTaagtattgctggaaaaatTTTTCATGTGAGGTGTTGTGCACATATACTTAATCTTTTAGTGCAAGATGGCCTCAATCAACTAGGTGATGTGATTGATACTGTTAGAGAGGGGATCAAGTACTTGAACAACTCTGAGGGTCGCCTAAATCAATTTGCCAAAATTGCAAAACAGCTACAGTTGCCCTCTAGGAAATTGATTCTAGATTGTCCAACTAGATGGAATAGCACATATCTCATGTTGGCTTCGGCTTTGGAGTTCAAGGACGTTTTCCCGAGATATGAGGACATTGACCCTGGGTTTCACTATGTTCCAAGTGATTACGAGTGGTTGCAAGTAGTAGAAGTGTGCcgatttttgggtatttttcaTGAGATCACTAACATGATTTCTGGATCCGACTATCCAACTTCTAACATCTTTCTTGTGGAGCTTTATAGGATTAAAGAGCTTTTAAATGAAAAAGCTCTTGATATTTCTGATCAAATTAGGGCCATGGCTTTGAGCATGTCAGCAAAATTTGACAAATATTGGGGAGAAACCAATGTGGTGCTTTCGTTAGGTGCTATTGTTGATCCAATGTACAAAATGGTACTCATTTATCATGCTTTTCCGATTATTTATGGTGAGGAAGAAGCTGCTgtgaaaattgatgaaattaaacAGCTTCTTTATGAGCTTTACAATGAATATGTTGATACTCACTTCTCCTCCCATGCCGGGGAACCACCGAGGCAGTCGGTAAAGCGTAAACATAAGGAAGTGAGTAGTTCTTCGGCTCAATCTCAGGGGAATGTTAAGAAACTTGGACTTCCAATTCTTACTGGCAAGGAAAAATTTCAAATGCATGTTAGTGAAATTGACAAGGCGCCACCTGAAAAATCAGATTTAGATATTTATTTAGAAGAAGGTAGGTATGCTTGTGACGCATCTGCTAATCTGGATGTCTTGGGGTGGTGGAAAGGAGAAAGATGGAGGTTTCCAATATTGTCAAGGATGGCTAGTGACTTACTTTCTATTCCAGTTACAACTGTGGCTTCTGAATCTACCTTCAGTACTGGGGGAAGAGTAATTGATGATCGGCGAGCTTCTATGTCTGTTGAGACAGTGCAAATGCTACTTTGCGGTAGTAATTGGATTCGCAATCTTCATGGAATAAAAACCAAGTCTCGT gATCAATCTGATGTTGCCGAGTCATCTACGTATCATGAAGTTGAGCTTCCTCAAAATTGA
- the LOC113762781 gene encoding kinetochore protein NUF2 homolog: MSKFQYPTLSRSDVVAVLSEYEIAKISDADLRRPNFNFLTSLYSAVLLYIDILPEEPDQFDFETLERIDNPDHHRDSFRVLNLLDKIRELLASIDCPLNFTLCDLLKPDPGRTDFFLGAMLNYIVHRNAKLDLLRPIVDELTLLEERKQELESRMSQLNEEIFQFNQLRESEMPLVQEIDAKVKELQQTIQSLNNHQVSLKANRIKTKEKVKEMEAKVENADFALEQCKLENKSLLAEIVQSPDKLQRALEEKKSLKVEAKNAERTAMHSFHAKEAVSEIYAKAGMKLSKQLARMKVLQDQVNSAKSIEKDVKLLKVKLSDQGVLDKSLDAKLVDLQAKVDQLDKVKWQLEQERGQTFEQATKELKNVKMEVEANRSALQTRQKQVEAVVMEADSIGESINSVKEAGAAKMHEMGLVSEAIMKQFYEYSDSIRDSLPGIEIEVDMVNIQAGN, from the exons ATGTCGAAGTTCCAATACCCAACCCTCTCCCGGAGCGACGTCGTCGCCGTGCTTTCCGAGTATGAAATTGCCAAAATTTCTGACGCCGACCTCCGTCGCCCCAATTTCAACTTCCTCACCAGCCTTTACTCTGCTGTCCTCCTCTACATCGACATTCTCCC GGAAGAACCTGATCAGTTCGATTTTGAGACTCTGGAGCGGATCGACAACCCGGACCATCACCGGGATTCATTTCGAGTGTTGAATTTGTTGGATAAGATCAGAGAACTTTTGGCTTCTATTGATTGCCCTTTAAATTTCACTCTCTGCGACTTGCTTAAGCCTGACCCGGGTCGAACCGACTTCTTTCTCGGTGCCATGCTCAATTATATCGTTCACAG GAATGCAAAATTGGACTTATTGAGGCCTATTGTCGACGAGTTAACCCTTCTTGAAGAGCGAAAGCAAGAATTGGAGAGCAGAATGTCTCAG TTGAATGAAGAGATATTCCAGTTCAACCAATTAAGAGAAAGTGAGATGCCACTTGTTCAAGAAATTGATGCTAAAGTTAAAGAGTTGCAGCAAACAATTCAAAGTCTGAACAATCACCAGGTGTCCTTGAAGGCTAATAGGATAAAAACGAAGGAGAAGGTTAAAGAAATGGAAGCGAAG GTTGAAAATGCTGATTTTGCCTTGGAGCAATGTAagctagaaaataagagtttaCTTGCTGAAATAGTTCAGTCACCAGACAAGCTTCAG AGGGCACTTGAGGAGAAAAAGTCACTTAAAGTTGAAGCAAAGAATGCTGAAAGAACAGCGATGCACTCCTTTCATGCCAAGGAAGCTGTTTCTGAGATTTATGCAAAG GCTGGCATGAAGCTGTCCAAGCAGTTAGCTCGGATGAAAGTCCTGCAAGATCAG GTGAACTCGGCCAAATCTATTGAAAAGGATGTTAAACTTCTCAAAGTTAAACTGAGTGACCAAGGAGTATTGGATAAGTCGCTTGATGCTAAATTGGTTGACCTGCAAGCAAAAG TGGACCAACTGGATAAAGTAAAGTGGCAACTAGAGCAGGAAAGAGGTCAGACCTTTGAGCAGGCTACTAAAGAACTAAAGAATGTGAAGATGGAAGTGGAAGCAAACAGGAGTGCTCTACAAACTCGTCAAAAGCAGGTGGAAGCTGTTGTCATGGAG GCAGATAGTATAGGTGAAAGTATTAACTCAGTCAAGGAGGCTGGAGCAGCCAAGATGCACGAAATGGGTCTAGTATCTGAAGCTATAATGAAACAG TTTTACGAGTATTCAGATTCTATAAGGGACTCGCTGCCAGGGATTGAAATTGAAGTGGACATGGTAAATATTCAGGCTGGGAACTGA